The sequence TGCGGCACCACGCCAAGGCGCAGCGTGCCGTGCAAGCCGTGCTTGAGCGACTCCACCTCCAGCTTCAGCCCCTGGTAAACCGAGACGATCTCACGCGCCCACGCCAGCACCCGCTCGCCTTCGGCGGTAAAACCGCCGAAATGGTTGCCGCGGTTAATCAGCGAAACACCCAGCTCTTTTTCCAGATTTTTCAATCGCATGGATAGCGTCGGCTGGCTAACGAAGCTGGCCTCCGCCGCCCGGCCGAAGTGACGTTCTCGTTCTAAATTACACAAATAAATCAGTTGTTTAATATCCATAGCGCGGCTCAATGATCGGCATTCGCACCAGTATACCACCGGGCACCGTCGTCCGCCCGGCGAGTCAGAGCTTCAGCTTCACGTAATCCACCAGGCGCGAGAACACGCCGCCCTGCGGCACCGCCTGCAGCGCCACCAGCGGCAAGGTTTTCACCACCTGGCCATTGTCGCTGATGCGGATCTCGCCAACGGTCTGCCCTTTGCCAATCGGCGCTTCCAGCCGTGCGGCATTGATCACGTACTGCGCCTTCAGCTTGTCCGCCTCGCTTTTCGGCAGGCTGAGCGACTGCTCTTGCGCGCTACCGACCGGTAACCGGTGATTCTCGCCGTACCAGACCGGCTCTTCCCCCAGGCTCTGCCCGGCGCTGAACAGGTGTACGGTGGCAAAGTCGCGCAGCCCCCAAGTCAACAGCTTACGCGCCTGCTCCTCACGCCCTTTAGCGCTTTTGCCGCCCATCACCACGGCGATCAGGCGGCGATCCCCTTCGGTGGCGGAGGCGATGATGTTGAAGCCGGCCGAGGCGGTGTGCCCGGTTTTCAGCCCATCGACGTGCAGCGTCTTATCCCACAGCAGGCCATTGCGGTTCTGCTGCGTGATGCCATTCCAGGTCAGCGACTTCTCGCTGTACATATGGTATTCCGCCGGTTCACTCATAATGATGGCGCGCGCAATCACCGCCAGATCGCCGGCGGTGGTGAACTGCCCCGGCGCATCCAGCCCGTGTACCGTTTCGAAATGGGTGTTCTGCAGGCCCAGCTGCGCGCTCTTCTCGTTCATCAGCTTGACGAAGTTGGCCTGGCTGCCCGCCACATAATCCGCCATCGCTACGCAGGCGTCGTTGCCGGAATCGATGATGATACCGCGGCTGAGATCGCGTACCGTGACCCTGTCACCTGGCTTCAGGAACATCAACGAAGATCCTTTGAACACCGGGTTGCCCTGCGCCCAGGCGTCTTTCCCCACGGTGACGACATCGTCGAGGCCAATCTTGTGCTGATCGAGCGCGTGGTCGATCACCAACCCGGTCATGAGTTTGGTCAGGCTGGCCGGGTTGCGCCGTTCGTCGGCATTGCCAGCGGCCAACACCTGGCCGGTGGTGTAATCCATCAAGACGTAAGAGGCGGCGTCTATCGCCGGCGGGGTCATGGTAGGAAAATTGGGCGTCGTTTCCGCCGCCTGCGCCGCTAAAGGCAGCAATATGCCGCCGATTACCACTGATACTGAACGCTTCACGCTGTGTTCCTCAGGCCCGCAGGCTGAATAAAATGCCAATATAATCCGCGAGATAGACTGCATGAATTCACTTTCAGACGAAACCATTACTCTTTTGCAGCGGGTGTCTTTATGCAACCATTTGTTTACGGCACTGCCCGCCGGCGATAGATGCGCTCTATGCCGCCATTGCCCCATTCGATTAGACGCCACCCCGCAGCGCCCCTAAACTTGTGACATAAATACGCAAGACGCATAAAAAAGCGTTTACTTTTTAGCTACAACCACCTGCGAAGTGTCACCATGAAATTCAAACCGTCAATCAAGCCTTATACCGGCCCGGCGGGCGGCTGGGGTTCGCTTGAAGCCACCACCCGCTTTGTCCTCGACAGTAAACAAACGCTAAAAAACATGCGCAACCTGATGCGCGTCAACAAGGCTCGCGGCTTCGACTGCCCCGGTTGCGCCTGGGGCGACGACAACCACAGCACCTTCAGCTTCTGCGAAAACGGCGCCAAAGCGGTCAGTTGGGAAGCGACGCGCAGCGCCGTGGAGCCTGAGTTCTTCGCCGCCCACAGCGTCAGCACGCTGCAGCAGCAGAGCGACTATTTCCTCGAGTATCAGGGTCGCCTCACCCATCCGATGCGCTACAACGCCGAAACCGACCACTATGAGCCTATCCATTGGCCGGATGCGCTGGCGCTGATCGCCAAGCACATCAACGGCATGGACAACCCGAACCAGATCGAGCTGTATACTTCGGGCCGCGCCAGCAACGAAGCGTCGTACCTTTATCAGCTGTTCGGCCGCATGCTCGGCACCAGCAATTTCCCCGACTGTTCCAATATGTGCCACGAGGCGAGCGGCGTTGGGCTGAAGCAGAGCATCGGCGTCGGCAAAGGCACCATCCGCATCGATGACTTCGAAAAGGCCGATGCCATCTTCGTGTTCGGTCAAAACCCCGGCACCAACCACCCGCGCATGCTGCACAGCCTGAAAAACGCCGCCCGACGCGGCGCGCGCATCGTCAGCTTCAACACCCTGCGCGAACGTGGGCTGGAAAGGTTCGCCGATCCGCAGGATCCGGTACAGATGCTGACGCCAAAATCCTCGCCGATCAGCTCTTCCTATTACCAACCGAATCTGGGCGGTGATATGGCGGCGGTGCGCGGCATGGTGAAAGCCCTGCTGGAAACCCACCGCCAGCGTCTGGCCGCCGGCGAGCCCGCCCTGTTCGACCTGGCGTTTATCGAACGGCACAGCGTTGGCGTAGAGGCTTATCTGGCGCAGGTGGACGCCACCGAGTGGCAAACCATTACCGCGCAGTCGGGCCTTAGCGAGGCGCAGTTGCGCCAGGCGGCGGCCACCTATCAGGGCGCCGAACGGGTGATCTGCACCTGGGCGATGGGCGTGACGCAGCATAAACACTCCATTGCTACGGTGCGCGAAATCACCAACCTGCAGCTGCTGTTCGGGCAACTGGGCAAACCGGGCGCCGGCCTGTGCCCGGTACGCGGCCACAGCAACGTCCAGGGTAACCGCACCATGGGGATCGACGAGAAGTCGCCCAAAGCGCTGCTCGACAGCCTGGAGCGCCACTTTAACTTTACCGCCAACCGCGCGCTGGGCCACAACACGGTGGAAGCGATCGAAGCGATGCTGCGCGGCGAAGTGAAAGTGCTGATCGCGCTGGGCGGCAACCTGGCCGCCGCGGCGCCGGACACCGAGCGCACCGCCCGCGCCCTGCGCAACTGCGATTTGACGGTGCATATCAGCACCAAGCTTAACCGCAGCCACCTGGTGACCGGCAAAGACGCGCTGATCCTGCCGACGCTCGGCCGCACCGAACTGGATATGCAGGCCAGCGGCTCGCAGTACATTACGGTCGAGGATTCGTTCAGCATGGTGCACGCCTCGGAAGGCATCGGCAAACCGCTGGCGGAGACCCAACGTTCGGAGACGGCGATCGTCTGCGGCATCGCCGACGCGGTGCTGGGCACCCAGCAGTTGGACTGGCTGGAACTGGCCGACGACTACTCGCTGATCCGCGATCATATCGCCGCCACCATTCCCGGCTTTGAGGATTTCAACCGGCGCTGCGACCAGCCCGGCGGTTTCTACCTGGGCAATGCCGCCGCCGAACTGCGCTTCGCCACGCCAAGCGGCAAGGCAGAATTCAGCGCCGCCGCGCTGCCGACCACCCTGTTCCCGCAGCTGGGCGGCGAGCAAGCGCCGTTTACCCTGCAGACGCTGCGCTCACACGATCAGTACAACACCACCATCTATGGTCTGGATGACCGTTATCGCGGCGTTTACGGCCAACGCGAAGTGTTGTTCATCCATCCGGAGGATCTGGCGGCGCTGGGCCTGCAGGATGGCGAACGGGTAGAGATTGAAACCCTGTGGAACGATGGCGTGGTGCGTAAAGTGGACGGGTTCAAGCTGGTGAGTTACGACATTCCGCGTGGCAACCTGGCGGCCTACTACCCGGAAACCAACCCGCTGGTGCCGCTGGCCAGCTTCGGCGACGGTACCGGCACGCCGACTTCGAAGTCGATTCCGGTGGTGATCCGCCGCAGCGAACAGCAACCTTCGCTGCGCATCGCCTGAAAACGCGCGCCCGGTTCACCCCGGGCGCGCCAATATCGCCAGGATGGTCTGCAACTCGTCGGACAGCTGATGCCGTCGCCAGACGAAGTACAGGTCGCTCACCCCCTCCTCACCCATTTCCACCACCTTCAGCCCCGGCGCCGGCAAGATCAGCGGCAGCAACGAACCGGGTACGCAGGCGACGCCACAACCGGCCTGCACGCAGGCCGCCATCGCGGCATAAGACTCCATTTCCAGCGTCATGCGCGGTTTCAGCCCGCGCGAGGCCAGCCAGTGATCGACCTTCAGGCGAAACGAACATTCGCGGCTGAAGGTGTAAAACTCCAGCGGCGCCAGCGTGGCGGCGTCGGGTTCCCCGGCATCGGCCGGCATCAGCAATACCAGCCGTTCGTCGAATGCCTTTTGGCTGGCCAGCAGCGGATGTTCTATCGGGCCGTCGGTGATCGCCAGATCGAGATCGCTGTCGATCAACATGCGTTCCAGCACCAGCGAGTCGCGGCTCAGCACGTTGATGTGCAGATGAGGCTGTAAACGGCGCAGCCGGGCAATGCGCGCCGGCAAATGGCTGACCAGCGAGAAATCCAGCGCCCCGAGGTTCAGCAGCCCATGTTGGTGCTCGCCGGCGAACAGCTGCTTGCTGCGCTCCGCCTGCGCCACAATGTCGCGCGCCTGCTGGTAGAACAGCCGCCCTTTGGGATTGACGTATAGCCGGTTCTTGTCGCGGAAAAACAGCTCGCCGCCCAGCGACTCCTCCAGCTCGCGCAGCCGCAGCGTGACGTTGGAAGGCACGCAGTGCAGCTCGCGCGCGGCGGCGGCGATGGTTTTATGTTCCACCACGGTGCAGAAAAACTTCAGCTGGCTCAGCTTCATCTATCATTCACTTTTAGTTAGTGTTTTAGTTAAAAACAATCACTTTAGATTAGCATCGATTTCACCTACAGTCTGCCGACACCCTGAGGAGGATCTCTGATGCCACTGAATGACCTACTGACGCTGCCCGGCGTGGCGGCCCAACCGGATGCGGTAACCGACGGTTACGTGTTCAACCACACCATGATCCGCGTGAAGGATCTGACCAAGGCGCTGGATTTCTACACCCGCGTGCTGGGCTTTACCCCGGTTTATCTGGAAACGTTCGAAGAAGCCGCCTTCACCATCTGCTACCTGACGCGCAGCCCGCGTGAACAGATCCCGCAGGACGACGACGAGCGCAAACGCTGGGCGCTGAGCCAGCCGGGCATTCTCGAGCTGACCCATAACCACGGCACCGAAAATCAGGCGGATTTCCACTATCACAACGGCAACGGCGAGCCGCGCGGCTTTGGCCACCTGTGCGTCACGGTGCCGGACGTGCGCGCCGCCTGCGAGCGGTTTGAGCGCCTCGGCGTCACCTTCCAGAAACGCCTGCATGAAGGCCGCATGAACTACGTGGCGTTCATTCGCGATCCGGACGATTACTGGATTGAAATCCTGCAGCCGACGCCGCTGCAAGACTGACGGTCACCCGCCCTCCACCCCGGCCCTCGCGCCGGGGTTTTTCATCGATAGCGTTTCGATTGACCAATCTTGCGCAAAATCGCGCGGCAACGCGGGGTTCAGTGACGTTAGGCTTGCTCGCAGCGGGTGATTCGCGTAAAACTGTCAGCCGCAAATCTTGCCACTCACAACCCATTCACTGGACGATATGTTTCAAGATAACCCGCTGCTGGCGCAGCTTAAACAGCAACTTCACTCTCAAACCCCGCGCGTTGAAGGCGTCGTGAAAGGGACTGAGAAAGGCTTTGGCTT comes from Serratia sarumanii and encodes:
- the dacD gene encoding serine-type D-Ala-D-Ala carboxypeptidase DacD, translating into MKRSVSVVIGGILLPLAAQAAETTPNFPTMTPPAIDAASYVLMDYTTGQVLAAGNADERRNPASLTKLMTGLVIDHALDQHKIGLDDVVTVGKDAWAQGNPVFKGSSLMFLKPGDRVTVRDLSRGIIIDSGNDACVAMADYVAGSQANFVKLMNEKSAQLGLQNTHFETVHGLDAPGQFTTAGDLAVIARAIIMSEPAEYHMYSEKSLTWNGITQQNRNGLLWDKTLHVDGLKTGHTASAGFNIIASATEGDRRLIAVVMGGKSAKGREEQARKLLTWGLRDFATVHLFSAGQSLGEEPVWYGENHRLPVGSAQEQSLSLPKSEADKLKAQYVINAARLEAPIGKGQTVGEIRISDNGQVVKTLPLVALQAVPQGGVFSRLVDYVKLKL
- a CDS encoding FdhF/YdeP family oxidoreductase is translated as MKFKPSIKPYTGPAGGWGSLEATTRFVLDSKQTLKNMRNLMRVNKARGFDCPGCAWGDDNHSTFSFCENGAKAVSWEATRSAVEPEFFAAHSVSTLQQQSDYFLEYQGRLTHPMRYNAETDHYEPIHWPDALALIAKHINGMDNPNQIELYTSGRASNEASYLYQLFGRMLGTSNFPDCSNMCHEASGVGLKQSIGVGKGTIRIDDFEKADAIFVFGQNPGTNHPRMLHSLKNAARRGARIVSFNTLRERGLERFADPQDPVQMLTPKSSPISSSYYQPNLGGDMAAVRGMVKALLETHRQRLAAGEPALFDLAFIERHSVGVEAYLAQVDATEWQTITAQSGLSEAQLRQAAATYQGAERVICTWAMGVTQHKHSIATVREITNLQLLFGQLGKPGAGLCPVRGHSNVQGNRTMGIDEKSPKALLDSLERHFNFTANRALGHNTVEAIEAMLRGEVKVLIALGGNLAAAAPDTERTARALRNCDLTVHISTKLNRSHLVTGKDALILPTLGRTELDMQASGSQYITVEDSFSMVHASEGIGKPLAETQRSETAIVCGIADAVLGTQQLDWLELADDYSLIRDHIAATIPGFEDFNRRCDQPGGFYLGNAAAELRFATPSGKAEFSAAALPTTLFPQLGGEQAPFTLQTLRSHDQYNTTIYGLDDRYRGVYGQREVLFIHPEDLAALGLQDGERVEIETLWNDGVVRKVDGFKLVSYDIPRGNLAAYYPETNPLVPLASFGDGTGTPTSKSIPVVIRRSEQQPSLRIA
- a CDS encoding LysR family transcriptional regulator, with protein sequence MKLSQLKFFCTVVEHKTIAAAARELHCVPSNVTLRLRELEESLGGELFFRDKNRLYVNPKGRLFYQQARDIVAQAERSKQLFAGEHQHGLLNLGALDFSLVSHLPARIARLRRLQPHLHINVLSRDSLVLERMLIDSDLDLAITDGPIEHPLLASQKAFDERLVLLMPADAGEPDAATLAPLEFYTFSRECSFRLKVDHWLASRGLKPRMTLEMESYAAMAACVQAGCGVACVPGSLLPLILPAPGLKVVEMGEEGVSDLYFVWRRHQLSDELQTILAILARPG
- the gloA gene encoding lactoylglutathione lyase, which codes for MPLNDLLTLPGVAAQPDAVTDGYVFNHTMIRVKDLTKALDFYTRVLGFTPVYLETFEEAAFTICYLTRSPREQIPQDDDERKRWALSQPGILELTHNHGTENQADFHYHNGNGEPRGFGHLCVTVPDVRAACERFERLGVTFQKRLHEGRMNYVAFIRDPDDYWIEILQPTPLQD